GCGCACCTCCAGCTCCGGCATGGATACGCGCATGTCCAGGAACGCTGCCATCAACTCTGTGCTAAAAGTACCAAAAGTTGAGGTTGAAATATTGGCCAGTTTTTGGCGACATATTACTTGGACTCATTGACCTCGTTGTAGGCCCTCTGAAACTCGCAAAGAGCCCGCTCCTCGGTCATCCGGCTGAGATACTCGGGGTACAACTTGGTGCAGGCAGTATTGACGGCAAGGAGGCGATAGCGCACTCCGTGATACCGCATCTCCTTCACCTTCTGGATTTGCAAGGGTCTGGCCTGGGCCAGCACTCGCGTCAAATGGCCCAGTTTCTCGTCAAGGAcgaggagctgctggtggacgCACTGCTCCAGCTGGAAGTCGCCGCGGGTGTAGAGATTTTTGCAGTGCTCAAAGGTTGGCTCTAGCAAGTGCAAAGGGATAGACGAGCCGCGGCAGGGCGGGGGCAGAGGACGGCGCTTGTATCGCTCCGGCGGATACTCCCAGCAGACACCGAGTTGCGTTTGAAGCGGCATGGCAATGGGATGCTCCCAGCAAGCCTTGTATACGGGGCGCTCGTTGTGCCCGTAGATGGCTTTATCGCCGCAGAAGACGGGCTCAGCGCCGCAAGAGATATCGGTTACTTTGCCTGTCGGCATCGGCGGTGGATAGTGCCAGCGCTCGTCATATTGGCGCTTCAGCTCGGCGAGCTTCGACATAatgaaaatgggaaatttaCGGAAAATATACGATATTCCTAAAATTCTAAAACCAAATTTATGTTTCCAGTATTGTGGCGGAATGCGACATGAAGCTGACGGACATAGGCAAGGCCAGCTTTATAAAACGTATCAAGGAGTTTGCCGCCTCGCAGGCCAACCTCGACCGTATGGCTGTGAAGCACAAGTTGCCCAAGGAAAGGGTGAGTGATACCATAGTCAGGGGTTATGAGAGGACTCCTCTCAGTGGAGGCAATACTACACATTCTGGATTATACAGAAATGACCCGCAGCTTTCCAACAACTCACATGACCCCGATATTTGTAGAAATgtgttaatattattttgttgcaGTTGGAATTCGTGCTGATTGCTCTGCAGCGCGAATTGCTGCAAGATTATCGTGCCGATCTGGACAAGCGGCCGCTCTTCAAGCAGGGCCTCACACGGCTGGATGAGCTCAGTATGGGCGATGTGGTGACCGGTGAGTAGTGGTCTCTAATGGATTGAATTTAAGCACGCAACCTTACCAATTTGTGTGCTTATTTAGGAGCGGTGACTAACGTAACCCAGTTCGGCGCCTTCGTGGACGTCGGCGTGGAGCGCGATGGGCTGATACACAAGAGCCACATGAGCAACAGTGAGCTAAGCATCGGCGATCGCATTGTGGCATCGGTGGTAAAGGTGGATTTGCAGCGACGTCAGTTGGGTCTGCGGCTGGAGAACATGCTGGAGGAGACGGACACGTCGTTCACCTTTAAGGCGGAGCAGTAAAAACAAACGACTGGGTCTTTATGCTTTTGGAAGTATTTAATGAGTCATATCGTAATTGTTGGGTTGCTCACAGGAgcattcatatatatatatgtatatgtgtatatgcATACATAGTATAACGGCTCTCCTAACTGTACTCAAAGCTTATTGTTAGTAATAAATGTTCACATAAAAATCACCGCCTCTACGATCACTCTACAAATGGGTTCAAGTCCTCTTAAATGAATTGCCAAAAGGTGATTTATTGCTTTAAAACTAAGTGTGTTGCCCTCGAAAGCCAGCTTAAAAAGGTtttaccaaataaatatacaatatgCATTCATTTAGGCGCTTGGTTAGCTCTCGCTTCGGTTTTTGTCACTTCACTTCAGTTGgttgcatttgtttttgtttcgagTTTATTGCCGTTTCAGTAGagttgttaaaaataattataaacaatgttATATTATCTGCATTTACATAATTACACAatacaatataatatattataatatattcaaaaatatatatgtatatggtgTATTTAAACTTATTGTTCCTCCCTCTCCTCTCCTGCCTCGCTATCAATTTCATATTCTAGCTACATGGACATGTCGCGTAATCAACCGATAATTGtttgtgtaaataaatatatttgcccGTACATAATATTGGAGTAAGTGTGTGTAATGTAGTGTGTGATAGTGCATAGCAAAAGGCCAATAAACAAGTCGTACTCAAAGCATATCAAGTGGTAATTGCTCAGGATAATGCCAATGCTCCTTCTCGTCCTCGGCGCCCTCTGCTTTGCGCAGAAGTattcaataatttataaattttatttttatcatttataATGATAGCATAGGTAATGATGTAAGTATTGTTTATCAACTCTCGTAATAATAAGTCTATGTGTATAAGCAGTTTTCATTCTCGTTCTTCGTCAGCAGCCATCCAGCAGAagaaaaatatgatttaaatAAGTCGAATCTGAATCGAGCATATTGCGTGCGACAGATGAAACCGATGTCATCGTGAGACTCTGAATCGAAGTCTTTGagattgaatttgaatttgggAAAATCTCCCTGCCAAAAATCTTCTGATGAACGACCTTCAAAggtaaatcgattctccttcGCAGACGTTTCAAATTCTCGGTTACAGTTAATTATCGTATGTTCTTGTTGTTCAAGTTATCGGCCCTCAACTCGCTCCTTAACggttacagttacagttaaaGTAATTAAAGTGCACAGATTCCAAATTTCTTCAATGGCAGACACGGCACAGCCGTAGCGCTTGAGTGTACGTAAAGCGTAcgagtgtgggtgtgtgtgtgtgatggtTGTGCCCCCGTGGAGTTGGAGGTGTGTGGTGCTGAGTGTATGGAGTGTGTTGATGGGCTCCCGGCGGAGGAGGCAGCGTGTGGCATTTCGGAGTATTCAATTCAGATTCGTTCGTGTGGCAGTGCctgcctgctcctgcttctctGGAGGGAAGACAGAAAAAGATAGTTACATGCTTGATCGGGATGTGTATGGAGAGGAAGTCCATTGTGATATATCCACAAAATTATCGCACATAATATCATCATATCGAAAAAATCGTACTCTTTGATATATCGAActtttaaatatcgaaaatacATCATTCAACtagagctggaaataaaatcgattatataattatatatatcgGTTTTCACTTTTAGAATCAATTTAAtcgaaataatataattttaattatttccatttttaattttaatcgatttataTCGATTTActgctatttaatttattaacagCAAAAATCGTTCATTATTGCATCTTTTTctacatttataaaaaatcgatATTATGACATcctttttcgatatttatatggatatatacatacacCGACTTCCGCGTCAAATTGCGATCGGGATTACGTGGGTCTGGACTTACCGGTGGCCAGGATACGCAGGATGCAGATGTGTGGgaagtgtgtttgtgtgttggttgGTGGTATGCAAGTTGAAAATGATCGAAATCAAgagcgaaacgaaacgaaattatttctttttcttctcttttctgCAAGTGTAGAACGAAGAGTAAGGTAAGCGGTATTAGCATTTGTGAttagaaacaaaacaaaagtcgCGGATGGGTGAAATtcgtatatagtatatataggTTCGCACTAAGCCAAGCTGGACACTGGAGAGTTAACGAGTTAAACATTGGGTATTTGGCATTGGCCTGCTCACATTCAAGACACAGGTACGGGACGGGTCGGGGCATTTACAGGGAGAACCTCTCTTGTGGCGACGCTAGCCTCCGGCGTGCTTcgtgtgctgtgctgtgctgtgactgttgctgttgctgccgttgCTATGGAGCATAAATCTGGGCATGAGACTAAGCTGGCTAATGGCTTTTCGAATAGAGCAAGCGCCGCCAGAGGgggctgctgcagcagcagcagaagacATCGAGCCATCTGTAAGATTGAAGAATTCTTCCATTTGGATTTTGCTTTTGAACGGGTGTGAGTTGAACGCAATTGAACGGGGAAACAATGCAACGGGGGCAACGTGTAACAGCAACTTGGGTTTGGGGTCCACCTAGGGTCCGTTGCCGGGTTAGCATGATTCCCATGTGGGTGTGAGGTGAGTTCCTGTGTGGTCTTAACCATCGGTTAGGGTGAGTGTGGGCGTGGATGATTTTTTCTGCTGGGTGTGTGCGGActtgtaaaaattgtttaatgcTATTTGGTAGGTGAGAGAGTGTGGCTggtgtattttatatatttagaatgCTTTTAGCTTAGGTTTAAACGCTAAACGACCGCTACGGATAATGAACCACATTTCGTGTTTTTCTACATATTTCTTCGCtcaatttcatttataaatatatatgtatatgtatataatgtaACGCCAAAACTCCGGTCAGCTACAAGTGCTACAAAAAACAGTTTGTCTATAGTTCTACGGTTCTATTCAAATCTCGAACCGAATACCTTCGTTAGTTTCTAACTATGTTCCTAATTATCGTTTACGAATTGTTCATTGAGTTTTCACAGCATGTGGTGTGGGTGTggttataaaacaaaaccaTTATTCGCACAAGAACTAATTACATTAGGGGTCTGATCTGGTCTCCGTCTTCTCGTGGTTTTAAACACTTTAGTCTGGGCTTCAGTTATAGTTTGTTATACGTAGTTATCGCAGCTAAGACTATTCAAAATAAAGGATTGTGAATCTGCGGGAATGAAACGAAAGGAACAACAACGCTCAcgcaaatttatttttacacagAAATGGGAAAACACATTAGATAATAATGGTGGACACGGTACAGTAATGCCAGaaacacaacaaaacacaGCAGCAAACCGAGTCCCGGAACAGGTAGTTCCAACAGATATTGGTGGTCCCCGAGATCCGGGGAGCTCTGCGGAACGAACAACACAAGGTTAGGGGGTCTCGGGGtgcacacaaaacacaaaatagCAACacaagcaacagaaaaagaacgGATAGGAGGCGAACAGAAAATAGGGGCGATCGGAGAGCGATCGCTTAAACCACACAAGCTGAGAAAACTCCCATTACGCGTCAGCCAATGTCCTGCTGCACATTGCCGGAGGacgaggagctgctgctgctgccgctagGGCGTTGCTGCTGACTGTACCTGTTCGTTGGCggtgcctgctgctgttgctgctgctgctccttcggCTGCTGCAGGCTAATACTTTGCGGCGTGGAAGGCGGGCATGCGGTGGTGTTGCCCACTGGGAATGTGTCGGCCTCTTCGTCGTGCGCCGCCGCCTGTGCCGGCTGTGTGGCCTgcagctccagctgctgctgatccGCCAGCAGTTTGGCGCTCAATATGCTCACGTAGGTGCGGTAGCGACGGATCTGCAGGATAGGAAAGTTGGAATAGGAACCTCCATAGAACGGATCACCCTTACCTCGTACTGCAAGTAgctctccttctccttgtaGTTCTGCAGAGGCAGTCCCTTGCTGGGAATCGGACCCTTCTTGTGCTCGTTtagctcctgctccagctggGCCAGCTGCAACTCATGCGACTCCAGCTGCTCCTTCTGTAACATGAACGAGTGCCTCaggaattaaaaatgttagaGAAGGAGAATCTCCCCCTAGTACCTACCAGCATCAGCTTGGACTGTTTGCTTGGCAAAAGCGGACGCTGGAACCTCTTTTGGCTGCCCACACCGCCTTCGAGCGGTGGTGCCGAAATTGCCGCGCACACGTAATTGATCGTCTCCACCCACGACTGCAGCTCCTTCGAGTCGCTGGTCTGGAATAGATACTCGGCCTGATCGGCCGTCTGCAGACGGAACACATGTTGCTTCTTGGTATAGTCGTTGGCCTTGGTGGCCAGTGCGTGATGTATGCGTATTGCATTGTGCAGATTGTCGGACATCTAAACAGAAGGCGATattcattaaattatatactttAGCCTCTGTCTCGCCATTAACTCACTTGACTCTTGCGAAAACCGTGCTCGTCTTTGTGCAAATACAACACAAGATCACGTAGCGTGCAGTAGAACATCTTCCAGGAGCGTTTGCCGAACGGAGCTGAAAATACAAAGACGGAATATTTCCATGAGaatctttattattttgcagggtattatgaatttagtcagaagtttgtaACGCAAAAAGGAGACGGTTCCGACGCTAttaagtatgtatgtattcttgctcagcatcaacagccgagtcgatctagccatgttcgTCTGTCCTCTTCTACGCAAACTATTCCCTCAGCTTTGCAGCTATTTGcatgaaactttgcagatgGTCTTCTGACTATCGTATATATTATGTGACTAtatcaaataatatataaaggtTAGctttatgtatatttgtaaatCGAAACTCACTCTTCTTGGAGCTGCTATCGTAGCAGCATTTACGCATCACATAGCCCTTTTTGTACTCCACAGCCGTGGCCAGTTCGGGCGGATCGAGGAAGGGATTCTGTCCCACATTGCCCAGGGCACTGTTGTTggctctctgctgctgctgcagctcggCGGAATCCTCATCTCTGGAAggacaaataataattaaagtatCGCATAAAATATCAATTGTTCACACTTACAGCGCCCATTCCAGCGGCTTGGTCTTGATGGCCTGATATAGAAACTTGAGCACATCCTTCGGAAAGTTCTCGCCATCGTTGAGATCAGCCAGATTGTCCACGAACTCCGCACAGCTCATCTTGCGATTGATGTTGGCACCGTGCAGGTCCGTATTCAACAGCATTATGGCACAGGTGAGCGTGTGCACGGCATCCTGCGAGTTGAAGGTGCCCGGATTGCAGTCGAGGAAGCGCTTGGAGAAGTGCACCAGCACCCGTTCCCGTTCCTGTGTCTCCCCCGACAACGAGAATTGCTGGAGGAACTCGCGCAGCGCCTGGTCCAGTGACTTTTTCTCGAAGGTGAAGTACTTCAGATACTCATCGGCCACCGCCCGACTGAAGTCGTTGCTGTTTAAGTGGAAAGAGAAGCCCGGATGGAAAAGTGTCATTAAGAGGATTGGGTTTGAGACACTCACTTTTTGCTGAGGTGTCGCGACACGTCGCTCTTCTTGAAACCGTCGAGGGAGTGCAGTCTTTTGGCCAAACGAATGGCCGAGGGCATGTCCACGGCCTTGGGCGAGTAGTGGTACGAGTGGAGCGACTCCACATCACTGCCATCGTCGGAGACGGGCGGCGACCCGTCCCGCAGTCCGATGGAAGTCGTGCCCAGCGGTTCGTCCGTCAGCGTAATCACATCCTCCTCAGAGCGACCGCCGttactgctgttgctgctgtccaGGCCACGCACTTGGATGACCACCTTGTGCTCGGACTGCTCCCGGTCGCGATCCCTCTCCCGCTCCCTCtcgcgctgctgctgctgctgagcaCGCAGCTGCTGCTTCAGCTGCTGGCGCTGCAGCGCGGCCGCGTCCGACACGAGAATGGTGGAGTCCGAGTCACTGGGATCGCTAAGTACCATGCCGCCTAGAATATCGCGAGAACTCAATAAATTATCGTCGTCTTGGTAGTCGGGACTAGAAATATTCGAAATGGCCTCTGAGACGCTCTGATCGTTgttgccaccaccaccagttACACAACCACCACCACTAGAACCGCCTGGACCGCCACCTGGGCAGCTGAGCAGACCGGGCATCCCGCTGGGCGGCTGCGCCACCTGACCGCCCTGCtcccgctgctgttgctgctgctgcgcggATGTGGGGCCATTGCTGCTGCTACCCAGGCCCAGGGCGCCCTTAGAGCCTGACGAGGACATCACCGACGACGACACCGACGTGGGCGAGGCCGGACTGCCCGCAGCCGAGTGCTGGGGCGACGAACTAATGGAACTTGAATGTGAATTTGAATGCGATTGCTGACCGTAGaatgtctgctgctgctgctggttctgctgctggagttgctgctgctggaggtgctgctggtgttgctgctggagctgctgttggtgctgctggaACTGCTGCTCCTGAACCTGCTGCTGTCGCTGTAGGGCCGCCAATTGGTGCGGCTGCAGTGGCGCATTATAAGTCCACACAATACGATCGCGATCCGAGGCCTAGGATGTGCAACAAACCAGGGATTAGTAACAGGGAAATAACACGAGGATCAGGTTTTGTAATATGTAAATGCTCTATGGATTTTATGTCAGATCTTGAATTTCCATTGGCCGGCAGCTGCCCCATCTCCCAAGGGCGGGGGAGGAGTCCTAACAAATTTTCCGAGTGCCGGAAGCGTTcggtgtctgtgtctgtgtccgTGTGAGTGTTGGATAAAGACTGTTgttcgagtgtgtgtgtggcaagcGTTATAGAGTGGCGTTGTTCTTTTGCTCTCTTCTACATACAAAACTCTTTCCAAGCGCAGGCACAAATCAAAATAGGCAAAAATCGAAACACAATCAAAATGAAAGTCACATTAATCAGCATGCCAACTATGCGAATGGCAACCTTTTTGCACAAGATATAGTTTAGTTTGCTGCTGCAGTTCATCGTTCTTGGGACACCAGTTGCTGGGGATTCGCTCCTCTCGCTgcggcagttgttgttgtcgccagccttgctgctgctgctgctgctgttggtgttgcaGTTGCTGGGGTTGTTGTTTCGCTCACCCTCGTTGTTGTTGGAGGCCAGTGACGATGAGGAAGAGGAGTTGTTTACAATTACAGTGGCCATCGACTAGAAAGCTCACGGGGACAATAAATTGCGCATATCAAATCGATTCGAGAAGAGTAGCCAAAGTAGGAAACAAGAGAATGGAGAACGTAGAACAGAGAACGTAGAACGGAGAAACgagaaaatgaaaagaaaggATACGAAACCAGAGAGTAAGATAGACAGAGAGTAGTTAAGAAGTAAGTACAAGTAATTAAGTGGAAAGTTCAAAGTAACAAGTGATCAAGAATATGGTGGCTCTAAGGGGGTTGACTTATGTGATGTCCGTTTTTAGACACATTTTTTTAACAGTTATTAAGTAAAGTATAAATGCAGACATCGCAAGAACtaggatattttaaaaatattgtcaaatagaaattaaacaaattaagcaatcaaagcaaaagaaatgaaaagtgtttttttttttaaccgtCACATGTGTCAACCCCCTTAAGTCTAGATCTAGATATGGGTCTAGGTCTAGGTCTAGGAGTAATGGGAGGATGATACCGATGACTATATAACAATGCATtggctaacacacacacataacatGGACGTGGGGACAACAGACTACAGAAACCAACAGTTAACGAAAATCGAAACTCTACAAAAGCGAAACTTCTCAACGGGAGCGAGGGAACTCATTAACTACGAGTCGAGGGGGTGTCATGTGTTCTGGGAGAGATCTGGCGGGAAATTCGACCTTGGCTCTAGCTATGCAGCTCTATCCAGCTCCAGGCGGGCTGTCCTTCGGAGTAAGAACTGCTGCATTACAGCGATGACTCACCTGCGAGTCCTCCGAGTCCTGACGCGTGTCCAGCAGCGTGTTCAGCGAACTATTCACATCCTCATCGATGTCGATGGGTATCACGGCTGCGATGCCTTCCCGCTGGATCTGCTGCAAATGGTCCTCGGACTTGCTGGTGCGGAAACCGGCGGCATCACACTTCCGCACCACATGCCCGTTGTGGCGGCGCACTACTACCGCTCCGGCACCGGCACCGGCGCCACTGCCCGACTCCTGTCCGGCCACGGAACTGGGCTCCGGACTGGTGGGCACCGAGTTCGCCGTCTCCTTGTCGATCAGCGGCGTAGACAACGAGATGGGGGAGGTTGGCACTGAGAAGGAGGTCTCGTCCAGGCCCAGACCGCCCGCCTCGCTCTTGACCGTCGTCGACGACGATCCCGATCCAGAGCGCCCGGCACAGTCGACGGCATCTCGATGGCGCTGCTGTTGCCGGGTGGCCGTCCGCTGCTTGAGGGCGCGTAATCTCTGCTTGGCTGAACCGGAGCCCAGGGAGTTGGTCGAGTAGTCCTCGTCGCCGGCATCGTTCTCCTCATCGTCGTAggcgtcatcgtcgtcgtcatcgtccaCCAGACACTGGCGGTCACTGTCATCCTCGTCGCCGCGCCCCAGTCCGCTCTGATAGGTTTCGATGTTGGTGATGTCATAGTGCGTCTGGTCCTCCTCGCGCTCCTCCacttcctcctgctcctccagctcgtCGTCGTTTTGGTAGTACTCGTAGCGTTGCTGATTCTGTTGCTGCCGatatcgctgctgctgctgctgctggcgctgaCGCTGCTGGCGGTTATCCTCGTCCTGCCCATACTCCGCCTCCTCGTCCCGCTCCAGCTCTTCGCACATCAGCAGCGTGTCGTTGGTCAGCGAGTCCTTGCGATTGTAGCTGTTGTTGATGCTGtcccgctgctgttgctgttggtgctgctctggttgctgctgttgttgcttccGCAACACCTTGGCCTCGCGCTTCACCGAATCCGAACTGGTGTTGGTGGGCGAGTCCACTGACGAGGAGGACGTGGGCGAGGATTCGCCGGATGCACGCGGCGCAAGAGCGCCGTTGATCCGTGGGTTAACTAGACGACTGGGCGAGTCCCGGAGACTGTCCACCTGCAAGAAATGTGTCACATTAAGGGCATAAAAAGAGTGTCACTCTCGCTTACCTTCTTGGCCTGGGCGGGCAGGAGATTGCTGGTCTGCGGTGTCCGGGACAGGTTCAGGATCAGGTCACCGGTCATCATGTAAGCCTCAAAGCGTGGCGCCTTCGCCGGCTGTGGTGGTGCCGAGTTTGGCTCCGGCTCCCTTTCCTGCTCCCTTTCCGTGGAGAATCGTTGCCGGGTAACCGGACTGCCGCTATAGCTGTTTGAGTGCTGCAGAGCCTGGGGCGGCAACTGAGAGGAATGCCCGATCCCGTTGCCGTTCCCGTTCGCTGCCTTCGTCGGGATTTGCGAGGGGCGAGGCCGCTTATTCTGGGGCGAATGGAGCAAGGGCACGGGCTTGGGGGCGGGGCACTTGAGCGCCTGTGGAATGCGAGAGGGGCGGAAGGTGGGCGAGGTGGCCTCCCCTCCGGTGGGTGAGGTCGGACCGACTATACCCGTGGTGCTGCTGGTCGTCGAGGTGGTAATGCTCGTCTCCACTACCTTGATCTTGGTAGAGCTGGCCGACGAATTGCGGCTGTGGGTGAGCGTGTGCGAGGCGGTGgtcgtggtggtggtggagccACTCGCCAGCAGTGGTGACGAGTTCTGGCGCAGTGAGGGCAAGTGCGTGGGCGACTTGTAGCGCAGCCCGCTCTGCGTAGGCGTGGGCGTAGTTGCCGTTCCCTTCGCGCCGGCGGCGGGACGATGGTTGGGCGAGGAGTGggggctgctgctgtggtAGTCGTAGATATTGGGCGACTCAATGTCCACATAGTGCGGACTCTGGGTGTTGGCCAGCTGCTCTTTGATCCGGGCCTTGAGCTTGGGATCTGCGGGGAGAATCGTGTCGTGGATTTAGTATAGGTTTACTGGTATATCTAAGGAAGGGATGCAAGCTGATCTAAACTGACTACGGTTCTGAGCATAAAATAACATAATATAACAATTGCTTTCAGCAAAGAAGATTGTagacttaaaatatataaatcccTTACATTgattctaattaatttaaaattattaaaaacactAAACAATATGGACTTTGCTACTATCAAAACTCCTTAAAGACATTCATTCATTCGCTGAAGACATCAGTGATTGAGTTTATTTCACTTCTGTTCGGTTTGAGTCAGTTTGGTTGGGTTTGCTGCAAAACAGGTTTGCATCCTTGAGTTGGCAGACGCATTTCCACCTACCTCGCTTCAGCTCCAAGGTCACCAGCTGTTCGGAAAGGCGCAGGCATTTGAgaactattaaaaaataataggtGTGTGTTAAGTTGATTATTCACTGCTTTCTCCGCAAACACTCTCCCCATACTCACCTTCCTTCGTTGTGTAGCGATGGACATCCGTGCCGTTGACTTTGAGGATGACATCCCCGGCTTCAACCTGCAAAGATCCAAGAGATTGAGTGGGCTAATCACTGACGAGGGCAAAGAGTGTGCTATGGGTTGG
Above is a genomic segment from Drosophila kikkawai strain 14028-0561.14 chromosome 3R, DkikHiC1v2, whole genome shotgun sequence containing:
- the Efa6 gene encoding PH and SEC7 domain-containing protein isoform X5, with translation MTEELKVVLRRSEQHSGFGFSLLGTTGPPHVIYDIVENSPAADCGAVEAGDVILKVNGTDVHRYTTKEVLKCLRLSEQLVTLELKRDPKLKARIKEQLANTQSPHYVDIESPNIYDYHSSSPHSSPNHRPAAGAKGTATTPTPTQSGLRYKSPTHLPSLRQNSSPLLASGSTTTTTTASHTLTHSRNSSASSTKIKVVETSITTSTTSSTTGIVGPTSPTGGEATSPTFRPSRIPQALKCPAPKPVPLLHSPQNKRPRPSQIPTKAANGNGNGIGHSSQLPPQALQHSNSYSGSPVTRQRFSTEREQEREPEPNSAPPQPAKAPRFEAYMMTGDLILNLSRTPQTSNLLPAQAKKVDSLRDSPSRLVNPRINGALAPRASGESSPTSSSSVDSPTNTSSDSVKREAKVLRKQQQQQPEQHQQQQQRDSINNSYNRKDSLTNDTLLMCEELERDEEAEYGQDEDNRQQRQRQQQQQQRYRQQQNQQRYEYYQNDDELEEQEEVEEREEDQTHYDITNIETYQSGLGRGDEDDSDRQCLVDDDDDDDAYDDEENDAGDEDYSTNSLGSGSAKQRLRALKQRTATRQQQRHRDAVDCAGRSGSGSSSTTVKSEAGGLGLDETSFSVPTSPISLSTPLIDKETANSVPTSPEPSSVAGQESGSGAGAGAGAVVVRRHNGHVVRKCDAAGFRTSKSEDHLQQIQREGIAAVIPIDIDEDVNSSLNTLLDTRQDSEDSQASDRDRIVWTYNAPLQPHQLAALQRQQQVQEQQFQQHQQQLQQQHQQHLQQQQLQQQNQQQQQTFYGGMVLSDPSDSDSTILVSDAAALQRQQLKQQLRAQQQQQRERERERDRDREQSEHKVVIQVRGLDSSNSSNGGRSEEDVITLTDEPLGTTSIGLRDGSPPVSDDGSDVESLHSYHYSPKAVDMPSAIRLAKRLHSLDGFKKSDVSRHLSKNNDFSRAVADEYLKYFTFEKKSLDQALREFLQQFSLSGETQERERVLVHFSKRFLDCNPGTFNSQDAVHTLTCAIMLLNTDLHGANINRKMSCAEFVDNLADLNDGENFPKDVLKFLYQAIKTKPLEWALDEDSAELQQQQRANNSALGNVGQNPFLDPPELATAVEYKKGYVMRKCCYDSSSKKTPFGKRSWKMFYCTLRDLVLYLHKDEHGFRKSQMSDNLHNAIRIHHALATKANDYTKKQHVFRLQTADQAEYLFQTSDSKELQSWVETINYVCAAISAPPLEGGVGSQKRFQRPLLPSKQSKLMLKEQLESHELQLAQLEQELNEHKKGPIPSKGLPLQNYKEKESYLQYEIRRYRTYVSILSAKLLADQQQLELQATQPAQAAAHDEEADTFPVGNTTACPPSTPQSISLQQPKEQQQQQQQAPPTNRWLDVFCCCCSSPLWRRLLYSKSH
- the Efa6 gene encoding PH and SEC7 domain-containing protein isoform X1, coding for MTEELKVVLRRSEQHSGFGFSLLGTTGPPHVIYDIVENSPAADCGAVEAGDVILKVNGTDVHRYTTKEVLKCLRLSEQLVTLELKRDPKLKARIKEQLANTQSPHYVDIESPNIYDYHSSSPHSSPNHRPAAGAKGTATTPTPTQSGLRYKSPTHLPSLRQNSSPLLASGSTTTTTTASHTLTHSRNSSASSTKIKVVETSITTSTTSSTTGIVGPTSPTGGEATSPTFRPSRIPQALKCPAPKPVPLLHSPQNKRPRPSQIPTKAANGNGNGIGHSSQLPPQALQHSNSYSGSPVTRQRFSTEREQEREPEPNSAPPQPAKAPRFEAYMMTGDLILNLSRTPQTSNLLPAQAKKVDSLRDSPSRLVNPRINGALAPRASGESSPTSSSSVDSPTNTSSDSVKREAKVLRKQQQQQPEQHQQQQQRDSINNSYNRKDSLTNDTLLMCEELERDEEAEYGQDEDNRQQRQRQQQQQQRYRQQQNQQRYEYYQNDDELEEQEEVEEREEDQTHYDITNIETYQSGLGRGDEDDSDRQCLVDDDDDDDAYDDEENDAGDEDYSTNSLGSGSAKQRLRALKQRTATRQQQRHRDAVDCAGRSGSGSSSTTVKSEAGGLGLDETSFSVPTSPISLSTPLIDKETANSVPTSPEPSSVAGQESGSGAGAGAGAVVVRRHNGHVVRKCDAAGFRTSKSEDHLQQIQREGIAAVIPIDIDEDVNSSLNTLLDTRQDSEDSQASDRDRIVWTYNAPLQPHQLAALQRQQQVQEQQFQQHQQQLQQQHQQHLQQQQLQQQNQQQQQTFYGQQSHSNSHSSSISSSPQHSAAGSPASPTSVSSSVMSSSGSKGALGLGSSSNGPTSAQQQQQQREQGGQVAQPPSGMPGLLSCPGGGPGGSSGGGCVTGGGGNNDQSVSEAISNISSPDYQDDDNLLSSRDILGGMVLSDPSDSDSTILVSDAAALQRQQLKQQLRAQQQQQRERERERDRDREQSEHKVVIQVRGLDSSNSSNGGRSEEDVITLTDEPLGTTSIGLRDGSPPVSDDGSDVESLHSYHYSPKAVDMPSAIRLAKRLHSLDGFKKSDVSRHLSKNNDFSRAVADEYLKYFTFEKKSLDQALREFLQQFSLSGETQERERVLVHFSKRFLDCNPGTFNSQDAVHTLTCAIMLLNTDLHGANINRKMSCAEFVDNLADLNDGENFPKDVLKFLYQAIKTKPLEWALDEDSAELQQQQRANNSALGNVGQNPFLDPPELATAVEYKKGYVMRKCCYDSSSKKTPFGKRSWKMFYCTLRDLVLYLHKDEHGFRKSQMSDNLHNAIRIHHALATKANDYTKKQHVFRLQTADQAEYLFQTSDSKELQSWVETINYVCAAISAPPLEGGVGSQKRFQRPLLPSKQSKLMLKEQLESHELQLAQLEQELNEHKKGPIPSKGLPLQNYKEKESYLQYEIRRYRTYVSILSAKLLADQQQLELQATQPAQAAAHDEEADTFPVGNTTACPPSTPQSISLQQPKEQQQQQQQAPPTNRAPRISGTTNICWNYLFRDSVCCCVLLCFWHYCTVSTIII